The Aquipuribacter sp. SD81 sequence CCCCCGCGGAGCGCGTCGACGCCCTGCTCGCGATCCGCCGCGTCGCGCGGGAGTACGGCGCCACGCAGGAGGTCATCGTCCAGAACTTCCGGGCGAAGGACGCGACCGCGATGCAGGCGGTCCCCGACCTCGACCGCGAGTCCTACCTCGCGACGCTCACCGTCGCCCGGCTGCTGCTCGGCCCGACGGTGTCGCTGCAGGCACCGCCCAACCTGTCCGACCCCGACGACCTCGCCGACCTGCTGCGCGCGGGCGTCGACGACTGGGGCGGGGTCTCGCCGGTCACCCCCGACCACGTCAACCCCGAGCGGCCGTGGCCGCAGCTCGACGACCTCGCCCGCTGGACGGGCGAGGCGGGGTTCGCGCTCCGCCCGCGCCTCACGGTCCACCCCGGCTACGTGCGCGCGGCGCTGCACGACGGCGCGCCGTGGCTCGACGTGCGCGTCCGGCCGCACGTCGAGGCGCTCGCCGACCCGGCCACCGGGCTCGCCCGCGACGGCGCCCGCGCCGTCGGGCTGCCGTGGCAGGAGCCCGACGGGGGGCTCGTGACGACCGGGCGCGCCGACCTCCACGCCGCCGTCGACACCGAGGGCCGCACCGGCGACCGGCGCGGGGACTTCGACGAGGTGTACGGCGACTGGCAGGCGGTGGGGGAGCGGGTCACCTCACCGGCGGTCTGGGGCACAGGCGACGCCGCCGCCGCCCTGCGACGGGCCGCCGACGACCCGGCCGGCCTCACCGACGAGCAGTACCTCGCCCTGCTGACGAGCGACGGGGCCGAGCTCGACGCCCTCGGCCGGCTCGCCGACGACGTCCGGCGCAGCGCCGTCGGCGACACCGTGACCTACGTCGTCAACCGGAACATCAACGTGACGAACGTCTGCTACGTCGGCTGCCGGTTCTGCGCGTTCGCGCAGCGGAAGAGCGACGCCGACGCCTACACGCTGTCGCTGGCGGAGGTGGGTCGCCGGGCCGCCGAGGCCCAGGCGCTCGGCGCCACCGAGGTGTGCATCCAGTCCGGGATCAGCCCCGACCTCGGCCCGGGCGCGTACGCCGGCATCGTCCGCGCGGTCCTCGACGCGGCCCCCGGCATGCACGTGCACGCCTTCAGCCCGATGGAGGTCGTGTCCGCGGCGTCCCGGGCCGGGGTGAGTGTGCGCGACTGGCTCAGCGAGCTCAAGGACGCGGGGCTCGGGTCGATCCCCGGCACGGCGGCGGAGATCCTCGACGACGACGTCCGCTGGGTGCTCACCAAGGGCAAGCTGCCGACGAGCGCCTGGCTCGAGGTCGTCGAGACCGCGCACTCCCTCGGCATCCCGAGCAGCTCGACGATGATGTACGGCCACGTCGACCACCCCCGGCACTGGGTCGCCCACCTGCGCACCCTCGCCGGCGTGCAGGACCGGACGGGCGGCTTCACCGAGTTCGTGCCGCTGCCGTTCGTCCACACCAGCTCCCCGATCTACCTCGCGGGCATCGCCCGCCCCGGGCCCACGCTGCGCGACAACCGGGCGGTGCACGCCGTGGCCAGGCTCCTGCTGCACGGGCGCATCGACCACGTGCAGACCTCGTGGGTGAAGCTCGGCGTCGACGGCACCCGCGCCATGCTCACCGGCGGCGCCGACGACCTCGGCGGCACCCTCATGGAGGAGACGATCAGCCGCATGGCGGGCTCCGCGCACGGCTCGGCGAAGACCGTCGAGGACCTGACGGCCATCGCCGCGGGTGTCGGGCGGCCGGTCGCCCAGCGCAGCACCACGTACGGCCGGCTCGGCGCGGCGGCGTGAGGCCGAGCGCGTAGCCTGCTCCCACGTGAAGACGTTCGAGGACCTGTTCGCGGAGATCAGCGACCGGGCCGCCACCCGCCCCGAGGGGTCGGGCACCGTCGCGGCGCTCGACGCCGGCGTGCACGCCATCGGCAAGAAGGTGGTCGAGGAGGCGGCCGAGGTGTGGATGGCCGCCGAGCACGAGTCCGACGAGGCCCTCGCGCTGGAGGCGAGCCAGCTGCTCTACCACCTGCAGGTGCTGCTCGTGGCGAGGGGCCTCACCCTCGCCGACGTCTACCGCCACCTGTGACCGAGCTGACCCTCTCGAGGAGCCCCCTGCCATGAGCACCCCGTCGACCGGGACGAGCCTGCGCGTCGCCGTGCCCAACAAGGGCTCGCTGTCCGAGGCCGCGCACGACATCCTCGCCGAGGCCGGGTACCGGCGCCGCCGCGACCCGAAGCAGCTGCGCATGGTCGACCCCGACAACGACGTCGAGTTCTTCTTCCTGCGCCCGCGCGACATCGCCGTCTACGTCGGCTCCGGCACCCTCGACGTGGGCATCACGGGCCGCGACCTCATGATCGACTCGCAGGCGCCCG is a genomic window containing:
- a CDS encoding bifunctional FO biosynthesis protein CofGH translates to MTGHGVPAVPPVAPTPREVERAVNRAVAGKSLDAAEATALLHARGEQLAALAEPAGRVRDEAMARAGRPGTVTYSPKVFVPLTRLCRDRCHYCTFVTVPHRVPSAFLELDEVLGIAREGAAAGCLEALFTLGDRPEERWPQARQWLDERGYDSTLAYVRACAVAVLEETGLLPHLNPGVMSWQEVQRLKPVAPSMGMMLETTATRLWSEPGGPHFGSPDKDPAVRLRVLEDAGRLAVPFTTGVLLGIGETPAERVDALLAIRRVAREYGATQEVIVQNFRAKDATAMQAVPDLDRESYLATLTVARLLLGPTVSLQAPPNLSDPDDLADLLRAGVDDWGGVSPVTPDHVNPERPWPQLDDLARWTGEAGFALRPRLTVHPGYVRAALHDGAPWLDVRVRPHVEALADPATGLARDGARAVGLPWQEPDGGLVTTGRADLHAAVDTEGRTGDRRGDFDEVYGDWQAVGERVTSPAVWGTGDAAAALRRAADDPAGLTDEQYLALLTSDGAELDALGRLADDVRRSAVGDTVTYVVNRNINVTNVCYVGCRFCAFAQRKSDADAYTLSLAEVGRRAAEAQALGATEVCIQSGISPDLGPGAYAGIVRAVLDAAPGMHVHAFSPMEVVSAASRAGVSVRDWLSELKDAGLGSIPGTAAEILDDDVRWVLTKGKLPTSAWLEVVETAHSLGIPSSSTMMYGHVDHPRHWVAHLRTLAGVQDRTGGFTEFVPLPFVHTSSPIYLAGIARPGPTLRDNRAVHAVARLLLHGRIDHVQTSWVKLGVDGTRAMLTGGADDLGGTLMEETISRMAGSAHGSAKTVEDLTAIAAGVGRPVAQRSTTYGRLGAAA
- a CDS encoding phosphoribosyl-ATP diphosphatase; the encoded protein is MKTFEDLFAEISDRAATRPEGSGTVAALDAGVHAIGKKVVEEAAEVWMAAEHESDEALALEASQLLYHLQVLLVARGLTLADVYRHL